Proteins from a genomic interval of Burkholderia cepacia GG4:
- a CDS encoding CgeB family protein has translation MNKQTPATPEAMTIQTSSERDPATLASTIDVLQRELEVAQTKRGGHYKKLIFEIERNAKLVNEVSQLKTALDQTLLGVPEFQQLNDELAEARKQIASLRAELDVAQQKRAGHYAKLQYEIERNRKLEKQARIFENEFNRVSNSLTWDLGSALVGTKSIRQVFTLPLRLWQANQRYKQKMLKRRMMGSEAKRIDTPTIAAPAPASVPAPAQPTTIDIPLGEDLSILGWPAAPVHSTVTAMTVFDEFSRECFAPYLNLVEPRPDNWKGLLARDQPELLLIESAWRGNRSSWQYRVGSYAHPPGRELQAMVNGFKERGIPTVFWNKEDPVHFNNFIEAARQFDFVFTTAEEAMPQYAARSSSNVNVLPFACEPGLHNPIGSSERNGKLCFAGSYYANRFADRRDDQIMLLDAAMKHKLDIFDRNHAAGAKSDFAFPERFQGCIRGSLPYDEMSRAYRRYSVFLNVNSVIDSRTMFSRRVYELLACGTPVVSTRSLGIDETFGRDLVWTVDDAKEADEAMRALLESPDEWRRRSLNGIRAVFSEHTFAHRTQQILDTVGIKKRVIEDVRVLVFAVVDNANEARRVADMFASQAMSVSAKRLVLFARKGSVKSLDMPDVEVVSPGNHLGEAVSRASAAFNATHVGVFSPRAFYGKWYLQDLLHAFVYSQADIVGKPRDGTDRYAFDVERDHQAWLLRVKPAQSPVLEMLGPDGAVLDGQGSLRSFSADSANYLPDVAKMREAVLRNKIAAIQI, from the coding sequence ATGAACAAGCAGACCCCAGCGACACCAGAGGCAATGACGATCCAGACGTCTTCCGAACGTGATCCAGCCACGCTCGCAAGCACGATCGACGTGCTGCAGCGCGAACTCGAAGTTGCACAGACCAAGCGAGGCGGTCACTACAAGAAGCTCATCTTCGAAATCGAGCGAAATGCAAAGCTGGTGAACGAGGTTTCGCAGCTGAAGACCGCGCTCGATCAGACGTTGCTGGGTGTTCCGGAATTTCAGCAGCTCAACGACGAGCTTGCCGAAGCGCGTAAGCAGATCGCGAGCCTGCGCGCCGAACTGGATGTCGCCCAGCAGAAGCGGGCCGGGCACTATGCGAAGCTTCAATACGAGATCGAGCGAAACAGGAAGCTCGAGAAGCAGGCCAGGATTTTCGAGAACGAATTCAACCGGGTGAGCAATTCGCTCACCTGGGATCTTGGCAGCGCGCTTGTTGGCACGAAAAGCATCCGCCAGGTCTTCACGCTGCCATTGCGGTTATGGCAGGCCAATCAGCGCTACAAGCAGAAGATGCTGAAGCGTCGCATGATGGGCAGTGAAGCGAAGCGGATCGATACCCCGACGATCGCGGCGCCGGCGCCTGCTTCTGTTCCCGCACCGGCGCAACCGACGACGATCGACATTCCGCTCGGCGAGGATCTGTCGATCCTCGGATGGCCGGCAGCGCCGGTGCATTCGACGGTCACGGCGATGACGGTGTTCGACGAATTCAGCCGCGAGTGCTTCGCGCCATACCTCAATCTGGTCGAGCCGCGCCCGGACAACTGGAAAGGCCTCCTGGCGCGCGACCAGCCGGAACTGCTTCTGATCGAATCCGCATGGCGCGGAAACCGGTCGTCCTGGCAGTATCGCGTCGGTTCCTATGCGCATCCGCCGGGACGCGAACTGCAGGCCATGGTAAACGGCTTCAAGGAGCGCGGAATTCCGACGGTATTCTGGAACAAGGAAGATCCCGTCCACTTCAACAACTTCATCGAGGCGGCACGCCAGTTCGACTTCGTGTTCACGACGGCGGAGGAGGCGATGCCTCAGTACGCTGCGCGCTCGTCCTCGAACGTGAATGTGCTGCCCTTCGCGTGCGAACCCGGACTGCATAATCCGATCGGTTCGAGCGAACGGAACGGAAAACTGTGTTTTGCCGGTAGCTATTATGCGAACCGGTTCGCGGATCGCCGGGACGACCAGATCATGCTGCTCGATGCAGCGATGAAGCACAAGCTCGACATCTTCGACCGCAATCATGCGGCTGGCGCAAAGAGCGATTTCGCGTTTCCGGAGCGCTTCCAGGGCTGCATCCGCGGCAGCCTGCCGTATGACGAAATGTCCCGGGCTTACCGGCGCTACAGCGTTTTCCTGAACGTGAATTCGGTCATCGATTCGCGCACGATGTTCTCGCGACGGGTCTACGAGCTGCTCGCCTGCGGCACGCCGGTCGTGAGTACGCGATCGCTCGGCATCGACGAAACGTTCGGCCGGGACCTCGTCTGGACCGTTGACGATGCGAAGGAAGCCGACGAGGCGATGCGTGCTTTGCTCGAGTCGCCTGACGAGTGGCGCCGAAGAAGCCTGAATGGCATCCGTGCAGTGTTCTCCGAGCATACGTTCGCGCACCGTACCCAGCAGATTCTCGACACGGTCGGCATCAAGAAGCGCGTCATTGAAGATGTGCGCGTGCTGGTCTTCGCGGTAGTGGACAACGCGAACGAAGCGCGACGCGTCGCCGACATGTTTGCCTCCCAGGCCATGTCGGTTTCGGCGAAGCGGCTGGTGCTGTTTGCCCGTAAGGGGTCGGTCAAATCCCTCGATATGCCGGACGTGGAAGTCGTTTCGCCCGGGAATCATCTCGGCGAAGCCGTCTCCCGCGCGAGCGCTGCCTTCAACGCGACGCATGTCGGCGTGTTTTCTCCGCGGGCCTTCTACGGGAAGTGGTACCTGCAGGATCTGCTTCACGCATTTGTCTACAGCCAGGCGGATATCGTTGGCAAGCCTCGCGACGGCACGGACCGGTACGCGTTCGACGTCGAGCGCGATCATCAGGCGTGGCTGCTGCGTGTGAAGCCCGCTCAAAGCCCGGTGCTCGAGATGCTGGGTCCCGATGGTGCGGTGCTGGACGGTCAAGGGTCGCTGCGTTCGTTCTCGGCGGATTCGGCGAACTACTTGCCGGACGTGGCAAAAATGCGCGAGGCAGTGCTGCGCAACAAGATTGCGGCGATCCAGATCTGA
- a CDS encoding glycosyltransferase has translation MATSTTFDIYRYKEMKAGKRKVLVCGHDQKFWYPLQSHLEATGLFEFKEDYWPGHNDHDPKKTLEMMEWADIVVAEWALGNAVFCAKHKRDGQRLVTRLHLQERNTPYPAEIDYEKMDEVVFVGQHILEECVAKFPMPKEKVRVVGNFLDSKRFQQEKMGGNEFNLGMIGIVPSRKRLDLALDTLRLLLEKDERYTLHVKGASPQSYRWLMARTAEREYYTKIFETINSSDLRHKVVFDPAGDDVHQWFRKIGFLLSPSDFESFHMAVAEGMCSRAIPVVWNWDGAKTIYPLLPLVDSAQAAADNIDFFRQSNTGARLASQGSAFIGETYSADVVRDQWLDVLLPKQSAAQASAVATRQKTVVVVWAIDAWHGFHRREMLEALARNAGDACEFLIVEPGSHYATLLKGNATLESEMLSSLALKPVRESDNVARIRLLTGGFPAGADVHALLKSNDALGEIAERVAAHLYGARSKVVHWIYKPNQRKHLREKATFVYEVYDEYTADFSTGATYPEVARLEPEVLREADHVFFTSQPLADRKKHHAGSWSLVGNGVAYDVFARYRCFDAARSAKRKSIGYLGNLSDFFDWKMMSEVCADMPELDFVFNGQVEKHRLKDVEEHVERLMALPNVFFAGRVSRPVGAAAVARYDVAIIPFVVNDAMHAVEPLKLWEYFAAGKPVISSPMNAVTVKSPLLRVAASKAEWIRAINESLDELEEDVHREARIELAQSRSWSAMTSKHWATLKRIANV, from the coding sequence ATGGCGACCTCTACCACGTTTGATATCTATCGTTATAAAGAAATGAAGGCCGGCAAACGCAAAGTACTTGTCTGTGGTCACGACCAGAAGTTCTGGTATCCGCTCCAGTCGCATCTCGAGGCCACCGGCCTGTTCGAATTCAAGGAGGATTACTGGCCCGGCCATAACGACCACGATCCGAAGAAGACGCTCGAAATGATGGAGTGGGCGGATATCGTCGTGGCCGAATGGGCGCTCGGCAACGCGGTATTCTGCGCAAAGCACAAGCGTGACGGCCAGCGCCTGGTCACGCGGCTGCATCTGCAGGAACGCAACACGCCGTATCCCGCGGAGATCGACTACGAGAAGATGGATGAGGTGGTGTTTGTCGGTCAGCATATCCTGGAGGAGTGCGTCGCCAAATTCCCCATGCCGAAGGAGAAGGTTCGCGTTGTCGGCAACTTCCTGGATTCGAAGCGCTTCCAGCAGGAAAAGATGGGGGGCAACGAGTTCAATCTCGGCATGATCGGGATCGTGCCATCCCGCAAGCGGCTCGACCTCGCGCTCGATACGCTGCGCCTGTTGCTGGAGAAGGACGAGCGCTACACGTTGCACGTCAAGGGGGCGAGCCCGCAGAGCTATCGCTGGCTGATGGCTCGTACCGCTGAACGCGAGTACTACACGAAGATATTCGAAACGATCAACAGTAGCGACTTGCGACACAAGGTCGTGTTCGATCCTGCCGGCGACGACGTGCACCAATGGTTCAGGAAAATCGGATTCCTGCTCTCGCCGTCGGACTTCGAAAGCTTCCATATGGCGGTGGCCGAGGGGATGTGCTCGCGAGCGATTCCGGTCGTCTGGAACTGGGACGGTGCGAAGACCATCTATCCGCTGCTACCGCTGGTCGATTCGGCACAGGCTGCGGCGGACAACATTGATTTCTTCCGTCAATCGAATACCGGCGCGAGGCTCGCGTCCCAAGGATCCGCGTTCATCGGGGAAACCTACAGTGCCGACGTCGTTCGGGACCAGTGGCTTGACGTGCTGCTTCCCAAGCAATCCGCTGCGCAGGCCAGCGCGGTAGCGACCCGGCAGAAGACGGTCGTGGTCGTGTGGGCGATCGACGCGTGGCACGGATTCCATCGCCGGGAAATGCTCGAGGCGCTGGCACGGAACGCCGGCGACGCATGCGAATTCCTGATCGTCGAACCCGGCAGTCATTACGCAACCCTGCTCAAGGGGAATGCGACGCTTGAAAGCGAGATGCTGTCGTCGTTGGCTTTGAAGCCGGTTCGCGAAAGCGACAATGTCGCGCGGATCCGGCTTCTGACCGGCGGGTTCCCTGCCGGAGCCGACGTTCACGCATTGCTGAAATCGAACGATGCCCTCGGCGAGATTGCCGAAAGAGTTGCTGCGCATCTGTACGGCGCGCGGAGCAAGGTCGTTCACTGGATCTACAAGCCGAACCAGAGAAAACATCTCCGCGAGAAGGCGACGTTCGTGTATGAGGTGTACGACGAATACACCGCCGATTTCAGTACCGGGGCAACGTATCCCGAGGTGGCGCGACTCGAACCCGAGGTGCTCCGGGAGGCCGATCACGTGTTCTTCACGTCGCAGCCTCTCGCCGATCGCAAGAAACATCATGCAGGCTCGTGGAGCCTGGTCGGGAACGGCGTCGCGTACGACGTGTTTGCGCGCTATCGCTGTTTCGATGCGGCGCGCTCCGCCAAGCGAAAGTCGATCGGATATCTCGGCAATCTGAGCGATTTCTTCGACTGGAAAATGATGTCCGAAGTATGCGCGGACATGCCGGAACTGGATTTCGTGTTCAATGGACAAGTCGAGAAGCACCGATTGAAGGACGTCGAGGAACACGTCGAACGCCTGATGGCGCTCCCCAACGTGTTCTTTGCCGGACGTGTCAGTCGACCGGTCGGCGCTGCCGCCGTCGCACGGTATGACGTGGCGATCATTCCTTTCGTCGTCAACGACGCCATGCACGCGGTCGAACCGCTGAAGCTCTGGGAATATTTCGCCGCCGGCAAGCCGGTCATTTCGTCGCCGATGAACGCGGTAACGGTCAAGAGTCCGTTGCTGCGGGTCGCTGCAAGCAAGGCGGAGTGGATCCGGGCAATCAACGAATCGCTGGATGAACTGGAGGAGGACGTGCATCGCGAAGCGCGCATCGAACTCGCCCAATCGCGTTCGTGGAGTGCGATGACGTCCAAGCATTGGGCGACCCTGAAGCGCATTGCCAACGTTTGA
- a CDS encoding DUF6270 domain-containing protein — translation MKLLILGTCVSRDALEYVSDDSIELLDYYARSSLASLNAVPFSDDIPRCVSDIPSSFGRRVVERDLTKRFFRDALVDETDIVLVDLIDERFDLWVDDPTGRCCTLSDEIVRAGFAQEYKRGRTVRSGGTEFWDRWCEGWTRFLSYASDKGLKRNIAINKVFWGERTRGGRQFNWGVAESNVLLGRMYDYIARDLAQTQFLEYSPELLVGDDNHRWGVSPFHYVPDLYRETIRLLHEFDRLTCVAAEQYERCAGDSIGHSTSSALIVTSDTASQEPVMVEAVGIEQDGSLVQARLRRSLLASGANVTLCRNGDIVDTKSGVEAGAIAFERAKRDGIYWLETGAGDGGPSAAGTFSVPVCRNLPRYEQEEWAASTNQPTAFEYVAGGRIFQVLFRPGEQRELLVLVCSEQTFGKMARIVGARGGIGDEPRLDSALLCILDSHRHIDQIQAPVLESLQWADDAALAELSSLVLDTAEQLTIDVSAICICGVESDGISALRLATRLDGAAGIATSVLPDLTNGLVNERLAASRGIGTEIDQVAIKPDPGPGFVEALSFVRESYNSRLFVFEDIRNRAAWEKYFKPVWTAVGGIYPDVEANSSLSDGQYLKAYRNSANVCSLDGEVLMKEMFRRLIGRDALYTIESLVLTSEIVWFDTGAKFTDIVIQASVGNYPAGKRGASLAVFEFDAEPATDALARAGIAKSDFGYYRYLDSSVHDDTLDFVVTLEGLDCRRFGLRAWSWSYPIFLNNLTSNHKPSTVHSIAQSYKVRSLESWRAGDDGLPLVHGNLLSICDACVADVNCANHNKRWHSNMADAHKSNRYYGVEDHLFDVDGRQLFARTYTGNPSFLAIPKSHADYLKFIGDSSRNMIRKAGRNGYEYKAANPDDYPDDILDIRTSTEVRQGKKIPEYFYRRPQSILLKHACPLHREIFFGAFFEGRIRAYITMFCFGEILQINHILGHRDHLSSGVMNLLMSEAVRVIIDTMPWVRGINYLYQGNVGAGLNVFKTGLGFRRSRVMVYDVGPDLDAKVKRVLDIPKSDDAAEVPPAHASERSRKVEGKRIKEVEIAWSVHAGVDDAFRVITEQVGDLAKIAATADSGIGPDDVQSGANGLVVECKDPAAVSRVLTKGLKELGTVLGAGSKVVFHIVADQPGDSGSRAADFLRRRSGEDALSAGAVRNIFKGSRFVPTLVVKYGEADDKWSSLIVVDKID, via the coding sequence ATGAAACTGTTGATTCTGGGTACATGTGTATCGAGGGACGCGCTGGAATATGTATCTGATGACTCGATCGAGTTGTTGGATTACTACGCTCGCTCGTCGCTCGCGTCGCTCAACGCCGTTCCGTTCTCGGACGACATTCCGCGCTGCGTATCCGACATTCCGTCGTCGTTCGGGCGCAGGGTCGTCGAGCGCGATCTGACGAAGCGCTTTTTCCGGGACGCACTCGTCGACGAGACCGACATCGTGTTGGTCGATCTCATCGACGAGCGATTCGATCTGTGGGTCGACGATCCGACCGGACGTTGCTGCACGCTGTCCGACGAAATCGTTCGTGCCGGATTTGCGCAGGAATACAAGCGGGGCAGGACAGTTCGCTCCGGCGGTACCGAATTCTGGGATCGATGGTGCGAGGGATGGACGCGCTTTCTCTCATATGCGAGCGATAAGGGACTCAAGCGCAACATCGCGATCAACAAGGTGTTCTGGGGTGAGCGAACCCGCGGCGGCCGACAGTTCAATTGGGGCGTCGCGGAAAGCAACGTGCTGCTTGGCCGGATGTATGACTACATCGCTCGTGATCTGGCGCAAACGCAGTTCCTGGAGTATTCGCCGGAACTGCTGGTCGGCGATGACAACCATCGATGGGGCGTCTCGCCTTTTCACTACGTACCGGATCTCTATCGGGAAACCATTCGGCTGCTGCACGAGTTCGATCGCTTGACGTGCGTGGCCGCGGAGCAATACGAGCGCTGTGCGGGCGATTCCATCGGGCATTCCACTTCATCCGCATTGATCGTAACGTCGGACACCGCGAGCCAGGAGCCCGTGATGGTCGAAGCCGTGGGGATCGAGCAGGATGGCAGTCTTGTGCAGGCAAGGCTTCGACGCTCGCTTCTCGCATCGGGCGCCAACGTGACGCTGTGCAGAAACGGCGACATCGTCGACACGAAGAGCGGTGTCGAAGCCGGAGCAATTGCATTCGAACGGGCAAAGCGCGACGGAATATATTGGCTGGAAACTGGCGCGGGCGATGGTGGCCCGAGTGCGGCTGGGACATTTTCGGTGCCGGTCTGCCGCAATCTACCTAGGTACGAGCAGGAAGAGTGGGCGGCGTCGACAAATCAGCCGACGGCATTCGAGTATGTCGCCGGCGGCCGGATTTTCCAGGTGCTGTTCCGCCCGGGTGAACAGCGCGAATTGCTGGTTCTCGTCTGTTCGGAACAAACGTTCGGCAAGATGGCACGGATCGTCGGCGCGCGAGGCGGAATTGGTGACGAACCGCGCCTCGATAGCGCGTTGTTGTGCATCCTCGATTCGCATCGACATATTGATCAGATCCAGGCGCCGGTACTTGAAAGCTTGCAATGGGCTGACGATGCCGCGCTCGCGGAATTGTCATCTTTAGTGCTGGACACTGCCGAGCAATTGACGATTGATGTTTCAGCAATCTGTATCTGCGGTGTCGAATCGGATGGCATTTCCGCGTTGCGTCTGGCTACAAGGCTTGATGGGGCTGCGGGGATCGCAACGAGTGTGTTGCCAGACTTGACGAATGGTCTGGTCAATGAGAGATTGGCGGCCTCGCGAGGTATCGGGACGGAGATTGATCAAGTCGCGATCAAACCGGATCCGGGGCCGGGGTTTGTCGAAGCATTGTCTTTTGTAAGGGAATCGTATAATTCTCGATTGTTTGTCTTCGAGGATATTCGTAACCGAGCCGCGTGGGAAAAATATTTTAAACCTGTCTGGACTGCAGTTGGTGGCATTTATCCGGATGTTGAGGCCAATTCATCCCTGTCCGATGGGCAGTATTTGAAAGCATACCGGAACAGCGCAAACGTTTGTTCCTTGGACGGCGAGGTGTTGATGAAAGAGATGTTTAGGCGATTGATTGGGCGGGATGCGTTATATACGATCGAATCGCTTGTGCTTACATCTGAAATCGTATGGTTCGACACCGGAGCGAAATTTACCGATATTGTCATTCAGGCGAGTGTTGGAAATTACCCGGCTGGAAAGCGCGGGGCTTCGCTTGCAGTATTCGAATTTGATGCAGAGCCGGCTACGGATGCGCTTGCTCGTGCGGGAATTGCGAAATCTGATTTCGGTTATTATCGATATCTCGATTCGTCCGTTCACGACGATACTCTGGATTTTGTCGTTACCCTCGAAGGTCTCGATTGCCGGCGCTTTGGTCTGCGCGCGTGGAGTTGGTCGTACCCTATATTTCTTAACAATCTTACTTCCAACCATAAGCCTTCGACGGTGCATTCGATTGCGCAGTCCTACAAGGTGAGAAGTCTGGAATCATGGCGTGCCGGTGATGACGGATTGCCGCTGGTTCACGGTAATCTGCTTTCGATTTGTGATGCGTGCGTCGCGGATGTCAACTGCGCCAATCACAACAAGCGCTGGCACTCCAACATGGCCGACGCGCACAAGTCGAATCGATATTATGGGGTCGAGGACCACCTGTTCGACGTCGATGGTCGACAGTTGTTCGCCAGAACCTATACGGGCAATCCGTCCTTTCTGGCCATTCCGAAGTCGCACGCTGATTATCTGAAGTTTATTGGCGACAGTTCCCGGAATATGATCCGGAAGGCCGGGCGAAATGGCTACGAATACAAGGCGGCCAATCCCGATGATTATCCTGACGATATTCTCGACATCCGGACTTCGACCGAGGTTCGGCAAGGGAAAAAGATTCCGGAGTATTTTTATCGGCGCCCGCAGTCCATCCTGCTGAAGCATGCTTGCCCGCTACATCGTGAAATCTTCTTCGGTGCATTTTTCGAAGGCAGGATTCGCGCGTACATCACGATGTTCTGCTTTGGCGAAATACTGCAGATCAATCACATACTGGGGCATCGCGATCACCTGAGCAGCGGTGTCATGAACCTGCTGATGAGTGAAGCCGTGCGTGTGATCATTGATACGATGCCTTGGGTGCGCGGTATCAACTATCTGTATCAGGGCAACGTCGGCGCCGGCCTCAACGTTTTCAAGACGGGTTTGGGGTTTCGACGCTCGAGGGTGATGGTATATGACGTCGGCCCGGATCTCGATGCAAAGGTAAAGCGGGTGTTGGATATTCCCAAGTCCGACGACGCGGCCGAGGTGCCTCCCGCCCATGCCAGCGAAAGATCCAGGAAGGTGGAAGGCAAGCGAATCAAGGAAGTCGAAATCGCGTGGTCCGTTCACGCAGGCGTGGACGACGCGTTTCGCGTGATCACCGAGCAAGTGGGCGATCTGGCGAAGATCGCGGCGACCGCTGACAGCGGAATCGGGCCAGACGATGTCCAGTCGGGTGCGAACGGACTCGTCGTCGAATGCAAGGATCCCGCCGCCGTTTCCCGGGTGCTGACAAAGGGATTGAAGGAACTCGGCACCGTGCTTGGCGCGGGCAGCAAGGTCGTCTTCCACATCGTGGCAGATCAGCCAGGCGATTCCGGGAGCCGGGCAGCGGATTTCCTGCGGCGTCGCTCCGGGGAGGACGCATTGAGCGCGGGGGCGGTGCGGAACATCTTCAAGGGGAGCCGATTCGTGCCGACACTCGTCGTGAAGTATGGTGAAGCGGACGACAAATGGTCGTCCCTGATCGTGGTGGATAAAATCGACTGA